The following coding sequences are from one Nicotiana tabacum cultivar K326 chromosome 1, ASM71507v2, whole genome shotgun sequence window:
- the LOC107769966 gene encoding autophagy-related protein 8C-like, with translation MAKSSFKLEHPLERRQAEAARIREKYPDRIPVIVEKAERSDIPDIDKKKYLVPADLTVGQFVYVVRKRIKLSAEKAIFIFVKNILPPTAAMMSAIYEEHKDEDGFLYMTYSGENTFGSF, from the exons ATGGCCAAAAGCTCCTTCAAATTGGAACACCCTCTTg AAAGGCGACAGGCTGAAGCTGCTCGTATCAGGGAGAAGTATCCTGATAGAATACCG GTTATTGTGGAGAAGGCTGAAAGAAGTGACATTCCTGACATTGACAAGAAAAA ATACTTGGTTCCTGCTGATCTGACTGTGGGGCAGTTTGTGTATGTTGTTCGTAAGAGAATTAAACTTAGTGCTGAGAAGGCTATTTTTATCTTTGTGAAAAATATACTTCCTCCCACAG CTGCCATGATGTCTGCGATTTATGAGGAACACAAAGATGAGGATGGCTTCCTGTACATGACTTACAGTGGAGAGAATACATTCGGATCGTTCTAA